In a single window of the Dromaius novaehollandiae isolate bDroNov1 chromosome 17, bDroNov1.hap1, whole genome shotgun sequence genome:
- the POP5 gene encoding ribonuclease P/MRP protein subunit POP5 has protein sequence MVRFKNRYVLCEVVSEDPRCRQCIEDRAVGLAVREAIARAHGDYGLACCCVSFTVKYLNAYTGTVLLRCRKDFYRLLCSALPLVRQLESRNQRYPCYFNTLHVGGTIRTCQKFLIQYNRRQLLMLLQNCTNEEERRSIRQSVLSCSLTEEQSQSGDEEDDDDTETD, from the exons ATGGTTCGCTTCAAGAAcag gtacGTGCTGTGCGAGGTGGTCTCGGAGGACCCGCGGTGCCGGCAGTGCATCGAGGACCGGGCGGTGGGCCTCGCCGTGAGGGAGGCCATCGCGCGGGCGCACGGGGACTACGGCCTGGCCTGCTGCTGCGTCTCCTTCACag TGAAGTACCTCAACGCCTACACCGGGACCGTTCTGCTGCGCTGCCGCAAGGACTTCTACCGGCTGCTGTGCTCCGCGCTGCCCCTGGTGcggcagctggagagcaggaacCAGCGCTACCCCTGCTACTTCAACACGCTGCACGTCGGAG GTACCATAAGAACATGTCAGAAATTTCTAATTCAGTATAATAGAAGacagctgctgatgctgttgcAAAACTGCACAAATGAAG aggaaagaCGGTCTATACGGCAGTCAGTGCTGAGCTGTTCTCTCACAGAGGAGCAGTCCCAAAGTGGAGATGAGGAAGACGATGATGACACAGAGACAGACTGA
- the RNF10 gene encoding E3 ubiquitin-protein ligase RNF10 yields MLQSSPGATPAAASASAMDKSSPCGSGAPGSSAGSKTQQPRSASAGPAAGESKPKGDGKNASGSKQRYNRKRETSYSKNENFSSQSRRSNSQKSKAFNKMPPQRGGSGGSGKLFSSCNGGRRDEVAEAQRAEFSPAQFSGPKKINLNHLLNFTFEPRGQASHFDGNGHGNWGKRNKWGHKPFNKELFLQANCQFVVSEEQDYTVHFADPDTLVNWDFVEQVRICSHEVPSCPICLYPPTAAKITRCGHIFCWACILHYLSLSEKTWSKCPICYGSVHKKDLKSVVAMETRQYAIGDIITMQLMRREKGVLIALPKSQWTNVVQPVHVGDEQHSQYSKLLLASREQVLQCVILEEKAALLRQYEEEKHTPEACFIEAAIQELKERETTLSVDQDKNSGIAGIAAAVEELVLESSKAVEPVVSQEKKCGVEYLSAFDEELVEPCSDLASSFPPPLEAEEAALDEEEVPELDTVGESDGKTIAESNTAETSYQETKDTVSSGHLNNSPFYYFYQAEDGQCMYLHPVNVRCLVREYGSLEKSPEKITAAVVEIAGYSMTEDIRQRHRYLCHLPLTCEFSICELALKPPTISKETLELFSDDLEKRKRLRQKKARDERRRERRIEIEENKKQGKYPEVHIALENLQQFPAFTSCSGETTSIDHQRFCLSPLGRSPVFQTESVPSPLSPAASQVSPLLCGSLEEESPFPSFAQMLRVGKAKPETWSKPGAKTRDENTLALPVLVDSDGESDNSDRIPVPSFQNSFSQAIEAALLKLDKSSTSDPLSEEKGGKKRKKQKQKLLFSTSVVHTK; encoded by the exons ATGCTGCAGAGCTCGCCCGGCGCGAcccccgccgcagcctccgccTCCGCCATGGACAagagcagcccctgcggctccgGTGCGCCCGGCTCCTCGGCCGGCAGCAAAACGCAGCAGCCCCGTTCCGCCTCGGCCGGGCCCGCCGCGGGGGAGTCTAAGCCCAAAGGCG atggaaAGAATGCGAGTGGATCCAAACAACGTTATAATCGTAAAAGAGAAACTTCCTATTCAAAAAATGAGAACTTTTCCAGTCAGTCCCGTCGCTCCAAttcacagaaaagcaaagcttttaaCAAGATGCCCCCTCAGAGGGGAGGTAGCGGTGGAAGTGGCAAACTTTTTAGCTCTTGTAATGGTGGAAGACGAGATGAG GTAGCAGAGGCTCAACGGGCAGAGTTCAGCCCTGCCCAGTTCTCTGGCCCCAAGAAGATTAATCTGAACCACTTACTGAACTTCACTTTTGAACCCCGGGGCCAAGCAAGCCATTTTGATGGGAATGGACATGGCAACTGGGGGAAAAGGAACAAGTGGGGACATAAGCCTTTCAACAAGGAGCTCTTCCTACAGGCCAA CTGCCAGTTTGTTGTCTCTGAAGAACAGGACTACACAGTCCACTTTGCTGATCCAGATACCTTGGTCAACTGGGACTTTGTGGAGCAAGTG CGGATTTGTAGCCACGAAGTGCCCTCTTGCCCAATATGTCTGTATCCACCTACCGCAGCAAAGATCACCCGCTGTGGACACATCTTTTGTTGGGCGTGTATCCTTCACTATCTCTCCTTGAGTGAAAAGACATGGAGTAAATGTCCTATTTGTTATGGCTCTGTTCACAAGAAAGATCTCAAGAG CGTTGTCGCTATGGAAACGCGTCAATATGCAATTGGTGATATCATTACAATGCAACTTATGAGGAGAGAGAAGGGTGTTCTGATAGCACTGCCCAAATCCCAGTGGACGAATGTGGTGCAGCCTGTTCATGTTGGAG atgaACAGCACAGCCAGTATTCAAAGCTGCTTCTGGCATCCAGGGAGCAAGTCTTGCAGTGTGTGATTTTGGAGGAGAAAGCAGCATTACTAAGACAGTATGAGGAGGAAAAACATACCCCAGAGGCTTGTTTTATTGAGGCGGCTATCCAGGAACTAAAA GAGCGAGAGACAACACTCTCTGTTGATCAGGATAAAAACAGTGGCATTGCTGGAATTGCTGCAGCTGTTGAGGAACTGGTCCTAGAAAGCTCCAAGGCTGTAGAGCCTGTGGTTTCCCAAGAGAAAAAG TGTGGTGTGGAGTATCTCTCGGCATTTGACGAAGAGCTTGTGGAACCTTGCTCTGATCTGGCAagttcctttccccctcccttggAAGCAGAAGAGGCAGCATTGGATGAAGAGGAAGTACCCGAGCTGGACACCGTAGGTGAATCTGATGGGAAGACTATAGCGGAATCAAATACAGCTGAAACGAGCTACCAGGAAACTAAAGATACAGTTAGCAGTGGACATCTGAACAACTCTCCTTTTTACTATTTCTATCAAG CGGAGGATGGACAGTGTATGTATCTTCACCCTGTGAATGTTCGATGTCTTGTTCGTGAATATGGCAGTTTGGAGAAGAGTCCAGAGAAGATAACTGCAGCTGTAGTGGAGATAGCTGGCTACTCAATGACAGAG gATATAAGACAACGTCATCGTTACTTATGTCACTTGCCCCTCACCTGTGAGTTCAGTATTTGTGAACTGGCTCTGAAGCCACCTACCATTTCCAAGGAGACTTTAGAGTTGTTTTCAG ATGACCTTGAAAAGAGGAAACGCCTGCGGCAGAAGAAAGCTCGTGATGAACGACGACGTGAACGCAGAATTGAGAtcgaagaaaacaagaaacagggCAAAT ATCCAGAGGTCCATATTGCTTTAGAGAATCTGCAGCAGTTCCCTGCTTTTACCTCCTGCTCTGGAGAAACTACCAGCATTGATCATCAGAGGTTCTGTCTGTCTCCTCTTGGCAGGAGTCCTGTGTTTCAGACAG AGTCTGTTCCATCTCCTCTGTCACCTGCTGCCAGCCAGGTCAGCCCATTGCTCTGCGGGAGCTTAGAAGAAGagtctcccttcccttccttcgcCCAG ATGTTGAGGGTtggaaaagcaaaaccagaaacatGGTCCAAACCTGGTGCAAAGACAAGAG ATGAGAACACTCTGGCGCTCCCTGTGCTGGTGGATAGTGATGGAGAAAGTGACAACTCTGACCGCATACCTGTGCCCAGCTTCCAAAATTCCTTCAGCCAAGCTATTGAGGCAGCCCTCCTGAAATTGGACAAATCGTCCACATCCGATCCTTTGTCAG aggaaaagggaggcaagaaaagaaagaaacagaagcagaagctACTGTTCAGCACCTCTGTTGTTCACACAAAGTGA
- the LOC112994637 gene encoding dynein light chain 1, cytoplasmic-like — MSDHKAVIKDTDMPEEMQQDAVECAAQSLEEYNIEHEIAAHIKREFDKKYHPTWHCVVGRNFCSHVTHESKHFIYFYLGHVAILLFKSG; from the exons ATGAGTGATCACAAGGCCGTGATCAAGGACACGGACATGCCCGAGGAGATGCAGCAGGACGCCGTGGAGTGTGCCGCGCAGTCCCTGGAGGAGTACAACATCGAGCACGAGATCGCAGCTCACATAAAGAGG GAGTTTGACAAGAAATACCATCCCACTTGGCATTGCGTTGTGGGAAGGAACTTTTGCAGCCATGTGACTCATGAGAGTAAGCACTTCATCTACTTCTACCTGGGTCATGTTGCTATTCTCCTCTTCAAATCCGGTTAG
- the LOC112994635 gene encoding dynein light chain 2, cytoplasmic-like — protein MATTPARKGNSPERSWPMSARQGGGRDQWLAEGAGPEALGGGCGARGSVKPTRRRSVRRLRAARPPRLLRSLPGWFRSVCGAVTMGDQKAVIKDTDMSEEMQQEAVDCAILALEKYNVEKEIAALIKREFEKKYSPTWHCIVGRKFGSYVSHETKHFIFFLVRGVNILLFKAG, from the exons ATGGCAACGACGCCAGCGCGGAAAGGAAACTCCCCCGAGAGGTCTTGGCCAATGAGCGCTCGGCAGGGTGGTGGCCGTGACCAATGGTTGGCGGAGGGAGCGGGTCCGGAAGCGCTCGGAGGCGGGTGTGGCGCGCGCGGGTCGGTTAAACCGACGCGGCGGCGGAGCGTGAGGCGCCTCAGAGCTGCGCGTCCGCCCAGGCTGCTGCGCTCCCTGCCGGGCTGGTTCCGCAGCGTCTGCGGGGCG GTAACCATGGGTGATCAGAAAGCCGTGATTAAGGATACGGACATGTCAGAAGAGATGCAGCAAGAAGCTGTCGATTGTGCTATTTTAGCCCTAGAGAAATATAACgttgaaaaagaaattgcagccCTTATTAAGAGG GAGTTTGAGAAGAAATACAGTCCCACTTGGCACTGCATTGTGGGAAGGAAATTTGGCAGCTATGTGTCTCATGAAACTAAGCACTTCATCTTCTTCCTCGTGCGTGGAGTAAATATTCTTCTGTTTAAAGCTGGTTAG
- the LOC112994603 gene encoding dynein light chain 1, cytoplasmic-like — protein MSDRKAVIKNADMSEEMQQDAVECATQALEKYNIEKDIAAHIKKEFDKKYNPTWHCIVGRNFGSYVTHETKHFIYFYLGQVAILLFKSG, from the exons ATGAGTGACCGAAAGGCCGTGATCAAGAATGCGGACATGTCGGAAGAGATGCAGCAAGATGCTGTGGAGTGTGCTACGCAGGCCCTCGAGAAATACAACATTGAGAAAGATATTGCAGCTCACATAAAGAAG GAGTTTGACAAGAAATACAATCCCACTTGGCACTGCATCGTGGGAAGGAACTTTGGAAGCTACGTGACTCATGAGACAAAGCACTTCATCTACTTCTACCTCGGCCAAGTCGCTATTCTTCTCTTCAAGTCTGGTTAG